DNA sequence from the Cyanobacteria bacterium FACHB-DQ100 genome:
CGACCTGCTGCATCTAGTGAAGTAGAAAGTAAATCTTTTACAATTAGAAGAATGCAAAGCCCTTTTCCAGCGATTGGAAAAGGGCTTTTGACTATGGTTGCCTAGAACCTAAAGTAACCTGAGTTCGGGTTAAGCCGGAAGCAGCAAATTGTGGTTAATCGCAATTGAGGGCTTCTTCGGTTGATGGCAATACGCAATCAGCCCACCGAGAATGTTGACAAAGCAGTTGACCGCAGAGCGATGGCGCGAATGCTCAATCTGCGAAATGTTCTTCAACTGGTCAATGATCGTTTCGATAATGGAACGCTTGCGGAGCAACAGACGGTCGTTGAGAGGCATTAATCGCTGTTTCATCTTGCGTTTGAGTTTAGTGATGAGTTGAATGCCTGCGGTGTTGAGCAGTTGTTTGGCGAGCTTCTGCGACACATAGCCCTTGTCAGCAAATACTTTACCGAACAATTGCCGCAACAGTTGTGGCACAGGTTTGCGGTCATCGGTGTTGCCAGGAGTCAGGATGATGTTGAGCAATTCGCCTCGGTCATTCACCACCAGATGCAACTTGAAGCCAAAGAACCAATCGACCGAGGTTCTGCCCCGCTCGGCAATGTTCTCAAACACTTTGTTGCGCTCAATCCGGCGGTTGTGGCAGACGCTCAACGCCGTGGAATCCATGAAACTAATACCGCTACACGACCCGAAACACGAGCGCAAGTAGGCGCACATCGGGACTAACGTTCCTGGAATCCATTCGATAAAGCGTTGATAGCTCACCAAGCCCGGAAATGCACCTGTCCACTCGCTCTGGACTTTCTCTTGATAGTAGGTTTTGAAATTGCGATAACACGACTGATGAAACGCTATCAGAATCGTCATGATTTCGCTCACGCTCAGACTGCGGCGTCGATTGCGTACTTGGAGTCCACTTCCCAAAAGTTGCTGTTTCCAGCGTGGTTCAAAGCTGTTGCAGAAATCATCGACCGAGCAGAACAGGTCTTCTAGACTAAGCATGAGGGCAAACTGGGCGCGATTTTTAGCAATTTCAGCCTATCGGGTTTGCCCCTTTCTTGTCTCAATCCTTATCCCGAACTCAGGTTAAAGTAGAAGTGATGGAATTCAAACAGCGACTTCTTGTGGTGCAGTTGTTTGGTTTGGAGACTGCACCTTGCCTAATAAACCGCGTAATTTTTCGCCCTCAATCACTTCGGTTTCCAGCAGTTGAGTCGCGATCGCTTCCAGCAAATCTTGATTCTGACGCAGAATTGCGAGGGCGTGTTCGTGCGCGGTTTCCACAATCTCTTTAACTTCGATATCGATCGCTTTTGCCGTATCGTCGCTCACCATCCGTCGAGGATTGGGCGCATTATCTAAGAACATCGCCTGCTGCCCTTGCTGATACGCCAATGGACCCAGTACTTTACTCATGCCGTAGGTCGTAACCATCCGCTCCGCTAAATCGGTTGCCCGTTGCAGATCGTTAGAAGCACCCGTCGTAATGCTGCCAAAAATGACTTCTTCCGCCGATCGTCCTCCTAATAGCGTGGCAATTTGACCTCGCAGTTCAGCTTCGTTCATTAAAAAGCGATCTTCTGTCGGAAGCTGTAAGGTATAGCCGAGTGCTGCCATTCCGCGAGGCACGATCGAAATCTTCTCAACTTGACCACTTCCACCCGTTAAAGCTCCAACTAAGGCATGACCCACTTCGTGATATGCCACAATCTTCTTCTCGGTTTCGTTGAGCACCCGACTCTTTTTCTCAAGTCCAGCTACGACTCGCTCGATCGCTTCTGCAAAGTCCTCTTGAGCTACAGTTAAGCGCTGATTTCGAGCGGCTAACAGCGCGGCTTCGTTGACCAAGTTGGCAAGATCGGCTCCGGCAAATCCAGGAGTGCGGGTTGCGATCGCCTTCAAATCGACATCCGGACCGAGTTTTACTTTCTGAGCGTGAATTCTCAAAATCGCATCGCGACCGGAAAGATCGGGACGATCGACTAAAACTTGCCGATCAAACCGACCCGGACGCAATAGCGCTTGGTCTAAAACTTCGGGGCGGTTCGTTGCAGCTAATACAATCACGGTTGCATCGGTTGCCGCAAATCCATCCATTTCGGTGAGCAATTGATTCAGTGTTTGTTCTCGCTCATCGTTGCCGCCATACATTCCGTTACTGCTGCGAGATCTGCCGATCGCATCGAGTTCATCAATAAACACAATACAAGGAGCCTGCTTTTTCGCTTGATCAAACAAATCCCGGACTCGCGAAGAACCGACCCCGACAAATAGTTCGACAAATTCAGATCCTGAAATACTGAAGAATGGAACCCCTGCTTCACCTGCTACCGCTTTCGCCAGCAGTGTCTTTCCAGTTCCCGGAGGACCTACTAATAAGACACCTTTCGGAATCTTTGCACCAATTGCTGTATATCGTGCGGGAGTCTTGAGAAAATCGACGATTTCAACTAACTCGGTTTTTGCTTCTTCGACTCCTGCAACATCGGTAAACGTAATCTTTTCTGATTCACCTTCAACGTAAACCTTCGCTTTGCTTTTTCCGATCGACAGTGCTCCCTGGGGATTATTAGCACCCCGCGCTAGAAAGAACTGCCAAATTGCTACAAAAATCAGTGGCGGAATCACCCAACCGAGTAGACTAGTAAACCAACCATTTCTCGCGGGTGGTGTCGCCGCAAACTCGACCCCTTTTTGTTCTAAAAGTTTAGGTAACTCTAAGTCAAAAATCGGAGTTGTAGAAAACACTTGCCCTGGAGTGCCATCTTCTGTTTTTAGTTGATACCGAATTTGATTTTGACCGACTGAGACTTGGCTGACCTCTCCTTCCTGGACTTGGTGAATGAACAAGCTATACGGCACAGCCGGGACTTGAGCACCTAACAAGTTGGGTAAAAACAGATTGATGAGCAGAAATGCTCCCGATACGGCTAACAAAATGTTTGCAATTAAGCGAGAACGAGGCGGAGTCGGTTTTTCTTTAAGCGCCATGCGTGTTATCAATCCTTTTGACTTAAAGTCTTCAATGAGTTCTTTAGGCTACAAAATTGTTGAATCAATTCTCAAGTATCAGAAGTTGGAGTTGGGGGCATTGAGTTTAGAATTCTGCTTCGACTGGTCGCAGCGTTTTTTTAACTTGCAATCGCTGACACAAAATTTTGTCAGACAGAACTGCGCTAACCGTTTCGCTCGTAGAAATCTCTAACTGAGCTTCTAGAGGTGCTTTGAACAAGAGCCTTTCTCCAGGAAAAATCACACGCTCGAAATACCAGTTCTCAATGTTCTGAATTCGAGCAATCTGGATTCGAGAAGTAGGGTTCATGTAGTAGCAAAGTACTAAATCGGTCTCATGTCGATCGAGGGAAGAGCTTAGTTGTCTCATAGAAAAATCTCATGGATACAACAATTCAGATGCAACACAGCACTCCATCAACAAGAATCAGTGATTGTAGAGTTTCGAGCTGTAGCAACTAAAAATCAAAATGAGGTATCAGCCTCTACAGAAATTCGTCAGTTTGAAGCTTGGCTTCAAACCAGCATTTCCTCACGACAGTAGCTACAGCGCCAGTAAAGTTGTCCCGATCGCACATGACGAAGTAAAATCCTTGAACAGTAAGGACAAACACACTGGCTGGAAGCTGGCGCATTCGGGGGCGGGAGAGACTGTTGCTCATGACCTGTAATTGTTTCGGTTCTCAATTGTCTTAAATTGATTGATAGCATTCCCATTTTTTTAAAAATCGAATTACAGCGAAAGTTGTACTGGCAGAACTACAGTACAAGTACTTCATTACACTGTTTAGCCGTGATTGTAGACTAAAATTTAGTATCGCATTCTGCTACTGGAAAGTATGTTTTAGTAATTGTCTAATTTGTATAGTTATTGTTTGAATTCCACTAAAACATTCCAAAGACGCAGATGTAATTGAACTGTTTTCACAAGAATAAAAAGAGACTTATGCCTGGACACGACATTATTGTGATTGGAACTTCAGCCGGCGGACTCAAAGCGCTAGGCGCGATCGTTGGCGCTCTGCCTGCTGCGTTAGATGCTGTTTTACTGATTGTTCAACACCTCGAACCCAATAAGCCTAGTATTCTTCCTAAAATTCTTTCAGACGTTGGTTCTCTGCCTGCGGTTCACCCCGTTGATGGTGAAGAAATTCAACCTGGGCGCGTTTATGTTGCTCCGCCTGATTATCATTTGCTGCTGAATCAGGGCTATGTGCGAGTCATCCGTGGACCGCAAGAAAACCGATTTAGACCCGCGATCGACAGCCTCTTTCGTTCTGCTGCTCGCGCTTATGGTCCGAGGGTGGTAGGAGTCGTTCTGACAGGCTATCTCGACGATGGCACGGTCGGCTTGCAGGCAATCAAGAAACGGGGCGGCGTAGCGATCGTGCAAGACCCCAAAGAAGCAGAATATCCCAGCATGGCAAAGAGTGCATTGCAGTTTGTCAGGGTCGATCACTGTCTGCCCCTGGCTGAAATTCCAGACCTTTTAGTGCGTTTATCAAAAGAACCCACCGAATCAGAGGAAGCTTACCCCGTGACTCAAGAAATCGAAGTCGAATCGAACATTGCTGAACAAAGAATGAATACCCAGGAATTTTTGCAGAATGTCGAAGCGATCGGAACTCGAACGACCTACACCTGTCCCGAATGTAGCGGGAGTATTTGGCAGATTGGCAACAATGAGCCGCTGCGGTTTCGCTGTCATACGGGGCATTCATTTACAGCGAATGTCCTGCTAGCAGAGCAAACCCAAAACCTGGAAAATGCCCTTTGGTCGGCGATTCGAGCAATGGAAGAAAAAGTCACGTTTTCGCGTCAAATGGCAGAACGGATGGAAACTCACAACCATCTAGACTCAGCCGCACAATACAACGATCATGCGGATCGCTTGGATGAGGAAGTATCCCTGATTCGGGGAATTGTTCTGAATGGTTTTGCGACAAAACGAACTATTGCTGAAGATGAGGAAGGACAACCCGCTTAATCTGCTCGTGCAGGTGTGAGTCGAGGCACAAATCGTTGATGAATCAATATGCATCGATTTGCATCGATTTGCGATCGCGTTTCAATAGAAGTTTCAATTGTGTTTAAGTTGTATCACTTTGATTAAAAACGCTCAAAAGTTGCAGACTCTAACAGGTTGCTTTCCTCAAAAAGATACAAAACAGGTTGGGTTGCTTTGAGTAAAACAGAAAGCATCAACACCGAATTAGGAGTGTCTCACTTATGGCTACAACTTTGATGGGAGTGCCAAGTTTTCGTAATGCTCAAAGAGTCAGCTTTGTGGGCGGAGAAGGAATTGTACGAAACTACAAACCTGAAGCTGAAACCTGGACTTATTACATTGAGATGGCGCTAGGAGTAGAGCCTGAGTTTGGCAGAATTGGTGCAGAAACAATGGTGGTTCTGGCTGAGTCAGATTTGCGAGCAGCATAATCTTCAAGATGCTTTGGTTTGCGCTTTATACAACAAACTGGAGATCTCTTAAATGCCTATTCCGCAATATGCTTTATTTTGCCTGATGGTGCTTGTCTCGCTCTTGATATCACTAGAGCGAATGGGAACAGCACTGGATGAAGCTGACATTGGAGGTTTCTGCATCTGGACGTGTGTTGCAGGAACGATCGCAGGCTTACCGATTTTGTTGTGATTGAAGGGCTTTAACCCATTCAATGCTGCTGGAAATGCAGATGAACTGCTTTTTTGAAAAATCTCATTACAACCATGAATTCTAAACAGTTGTCGAACTTCTCATTTTTGCTCTCCTTGAAGTACGGCATCTGGATTCTCTGGACTCCTCTCTGGGTATTCGGAACAATCGAGCGAGTTGTAGCTGCCTTTGCTGACCATTCCATCTCGCCTGTAGACTTTCTGCAAATCTCGATCGCTGCTTTTTTTCTATTCGGTTGGCTGCTGTTAAAGCCATCGTTGTACCTTTGCTCTGATATTGAGCAAAGCTGAAATTTGACCAATTCTGTAATTTTTAATCACTATTGAATCAACAAGGAGTTACCCATGTCTGGACAAATGTGCTGGCTATCTAGCTCAAATTATCAGGGTCAATTGATTCTGCATTTAAGAGAACGTTCGTTTGAACCTTGGCTGCCCTACACGGCATGTCCTCAACATAAAGTCCCTGATTATCTCATTCCTGGTGGTTCCAAAGGGTGGAGTACCTACCAAAAGCTGAGGCAAGCAGGCTGGACGTTAATCCCCACTGCTCAAGCCCAAAATGCAGTCATTAGACCAGAAGTTCAACGGGTCTAAAACAGTTAACTCCACTGCCATTCTCTGTCCTCAAGTTCCTTCTGAGGTAACAATAAGGTTACTTCAATTTCCTGCCGAACTGCGGCTGTTAGTGCACAACCCGTATTCAGACAATCTATCAGCAATTGATTCGCAGTATAGTACTGTTGCAACAGGTGCTGCTGCTCAGGACTAAAGTTCCATTGATGCTGAGTGTTACGATGCTCAGAGACGGCTGCTCTAAGCTGCTCTGCCCAACTTAGAGCGCTCGTTTTCCACCATGTCTGAAATTCTTTTCGATCCTTTGCTAGGTCTGGAAGTTGGTCTTTAAGCTGTTGCAGCGATCGGTGTAAATTGGTATCCATGACCAGAATTAGAGCATTGTCGAGAGCATCAACACAGGCACGAGCATGAGTGACATTGCCAGCGTCGGCTCCTTTAGCGTAGCGCTTGGCACTCATCGTACACTTTCGGACAAGATTATCTAATGCCATGTCGAGAAAAACTCCTTGATCTAGTGTTGAAGAAAGTGCGAGAAGTGGCACGAGTTGTGGCTGATGTGCAAGGGCATGGTGAAAGGCGCGAATTGCAGTCGGCGAGGGAGGAGCGGCAAGCGATTTTTGGTGTGCCCAGCCTAAGAATTTTTGTACATCCTGATCTTGAGCCACAAGTGCATCAATCTGCCGCTTCATCAACAGCACAAGCGGATCTGCACTTCGCAGCATCGCCGCCGTTAACAAAAAAATTTCCCGCCAGCGAGGATCGGTAATATGACTGACTAAGCGATCGAGGGGTTGCTCTGTGGCTTGCAGGTTGTAATTTGCCACAATTTTTCGTGCTGTAAAATATTCTTGAAAGGCTAAATCGGAAAACGAGAAAATCCCTCGTACTCGCTCGGTGAGTAGTCCATGTTGGAGTTCGATCGCTTTAAGGATTCCTTCGCTCTCGATTTGCAACTCTTCTAGCTCGATTTCTCCTCCGGGGAACTGCGAAGCAATCGTGCTGCGATTTTCCTCCAGGATCATCGAAGCAGTCGGCAAATCACGAAGATAGTCGCTAATGTATTCCTTAATGCTGTGTTGTTCAAAAAAGCACTTACCCTGCTCGAATGTGATCGCAGCAATCTGACTCAGCAGCTTGAGTTTTTGGGGCAATGAGAATCCTTGATACAGTTCCTCCCGCTCAAATCCTTTTGCTTCATCCCATTTGGACAGCAAAATATCGATACATTGCCGATAAAACTCCGATCGCTGGCTTGGGAATTGGTGCTGGTACTGAAACATCCAGCAGGCGAGATGTAGAAACAAGGGAGTTGCGGCAAGTTGGCGGAACGGTAGATTTTCGGACAGGTTGAGTT
Encoded proteins:
- a CDS encoding DUF1830 domain-containing protein codes for the protein MRQLSSSLDRHETDLVLCYYMNPTSRIQIARIQNIENWYFERVIFPGERLLFKAPLEAQLEISTSETVSAVLSDKILCQRLQVKKTLRPVEAEF
- a CDS encoding IS982 family transposase: MLSLEDLFCSVDDFCNSFEPRWKQQLLGSGLQVRNRRRSLSVSEIMTILIAFHQSCYRNFKTYYQEKVQSEWTGAFPGLVSYQRFIEWIPGTLVPMCAYLRSCFGSCSGISFMDSTALSVCHNRRIERNKVFENIAERGRTSVDWFFGFKLHLVVNDRGELLNIILTPGNTDDRKPVPQLLRQLFGKVFADKGYVSQKLAKQLLNTAGIQLITKLKRKMKQRLMPLNDRLLLRKRSIIETIIDQLKNISQIEHSRHRSAVNCFVNILGGLIAYCHQPKKPSIAINHNLLLPA
- a CDS encoding NACHT domain-containing NTPase: MAKRSFQATEAGIKQAKSAFDRTGWTQEGLAMEVNLRTRQPVWRFFTGRPVERHIFIELCSALGLDWQDIAEHSAIARSEPKQAYETPPEMESLVRQVRVQRQDKVQNQCGTLQLLNVSRPIKIDDLYIDVNILEEIVSQQWLGISDLQNFTSKDFDLFGLGEMSQTQTEGTRAVETYSKLRILGKPGAGKTTFLQHLAIQCNRGRFAANRIPIFITLRDFADESRAMDEFSLIHYIREEFLTSGISDSDVVEALLRSGKMLLLLDGLDECGQDSKAVVKEIRRFSENYQQNLFVVTCRTAAKSLSLNRFTDVEIAPFTQAQIAAFGQKWFEALTKITPQEGREQAGQFIEKLNLSENLPFRQLAATPLFLHLACWMFQYQHQFPSQRSEFYRQCIDILLSKWDEAKGFEREELYQGFSLPQKLKLLSQIAAITFEQGKCFFEQHSIKEYISDYLRDLPTASMILEENRSTIASQFPGGEIELEELQIESEGILKAIELQHGLLTERVRGIFSFSDLAFQEYFTARKIVANYNLQATEQPLDRLVSHITDPRWREIFLLTAAMLRSADPLVLLMKRQIDALVAQDQDVQKFLGWAHQKSLAAPPSPTAIRAFHHALAHQPQLVPLLALSSTLDQGVFLDMALDNLVRKCTMSAKRYAKGADAGNVTHARACVDALDNALILVMDTNLHRSLQQLKDQLPDLAKDRKEFQTWWKTSALSWAEQLRAAVSEHRNTQHQWNFSPEQQHLLQQYYTANQLLIDCLNTGCALTAAVRQEIEVTLLLPQKELEDREWQWS
- a CDS encoding chemotaxis protein CheB — protein: MPGHDIIVIGTSAGGLKALGAIVGALPAALDAVLLIVQHLEPNKPSILPKILSDVGSLPAVHPVDGEEIQPGRVYVAPPDYHLLLNQGYVRVIRGPQENRFRPAIDSLFRSAARAYGPRVVGVVLTGYLDDGTVGLQAIKKRGGVAIVQDPKEAEYPSMAKSALQFVRVDHCLPLAEIPDLLVRLSKEPTESEEAYPVTQEIEVESNIAEQRMNTQEFLQNVEAIGTRTTYTCPECSGSIWQIGNNEPLRFRCHTGHSFTANVLLAEQTQNLENALWSAIRAMEEKVTFSRQMAERMETHNHLDSAAQYNDHADRLDEEVSLIRGIVLNGFATKRTIAEDEEGQPA
- a CDS encoding ATP-dependent metallopeptidase FtsH/Yme1/Tma family protein, coding for MALKEKPTPPRSRLIANILLAVSGAFLLINLFLPNLLGAQVPAVPYSLFIHQVQEGEVSQVSVGQNQIRYQLKTEDGTPGQVFSTTPIFDLELPKLLEQKGVEFAATPPARNGWFTSLLGWVIPPLIFVAIWQFFLARGANNPQGALSIGKSKAKVYVEGESEKITFTDVAGVEEAKTELVEIVDFLKTPARYTAIGAKIPKGVLLVGPPGTGKTLLAKAVAGEAGVPFFSISGSEFVELFVGVGSSRVRDLFDQAKKQAPCIVFIDELDAIGRSRSSNGMYGGNDEREQTLNQLLTEMDGFAATDATVIVLAATNRPEVLDQALLRPGRFDRQVLVDRPDLSGRDAILRIHAQKVKLGPDVDLKAIATRTPGFAGADLANLVNEAALLAARNQRLTVAQEDFAEAIERVVAGLEKKSRVLNETEKKIVAYHEVGHALVGALTGGSGQVEKISIVPRGMAALGYTLQLPTEDRFLMNEAELRGQIATLLGGRSAEEVIFGSITTGASNDLQRATDLAERMVTTYGMSKVLGPLAYQQGQQAMFLDNAPNPRRMVSDDTAKAIDIEVKEIVETAHEHALAILRQNQDLLEAIATQLLETEVIEGEKLRGLLGKVQSPNQTTAPQEVAV